The following coding sequences lie in one Gadus macrocephalus chromosome 1, ASM3116895v1 genomic window:
- the patz1 gene encoding POZ (BTB) and AT hook-containing zinc finger 1 isoform X1, translating to MEKVADWKPSYTYQVSQHSAEMLHNLNAQREDGGRFCDVVLRVGEESFPAHRAVLAACSEYFESVFSCQPESEGDAKELEMHTISPKVFRDILDFAYTSRIVVRLECFPELMTAAKFLLMRSVLEICQEVIKQSNVQILIPTSRGGEASLFQAPGGAVESGFPGAQQDLVNGTGINDLRFANNGHVDGNHNTTVALLEDDTESPMPVLHPVEDVSTPPSSEVSGNPFQDTNSPGSKTNRGGPKRATEPLHFNHSPAKESRLFPCGSCGKAFTEASRLKNHEAQHGASNAVNHVSESLSPEGGLGPASHPGLMEENGGGSPGGVAASDAHRKRERIRRHVGCDICGKVFRDVYHLNRHKLSHSGEKPYECHLCGLRFKRKDRMSYHVRSHDGSVGKPYVCQSCGKGFSRPDHLNGHIKQVHTTERPHKCQICNASFATRDRLRSHLACHEDKIPCKVCGKFLRAAYMTDHLKKHSEGTHNYCGICNKDLCAGHQLLVSLPEAEGGCHGLSGPPCHAQPGPPAPGLQGAPPCYWECRSAFPFHGPVTDRPEKCPHLDSEESDPSFAELTNGDELKSPQKPDPDEVEMTSPASNGSPSSSADRTFPSGSKVRADVEKKFACSLCGQAFRTKSYLNKHQHRVHEGQKGPPRAPSGPGPQAPSPFSSQQNMSLLESFGFQIVQSAFASSLADPDGGPSALDFAGK from the exons CACAGCGCCGAGATGCTCCACAACCTCAACGCGCAGCGGGAAGATGGAGGCCGGTTCTGCGACGTGGTGCTCCGCGTCGGCGAGGAGAGCTTCCCGGCGCACAGAGCGGTGCTCGCCGCATGCAGCGAGTACTTCGAGTCGGTGTTCAGCTGTCAGCCGGAGAGCGAAGGTGACGCCAAGGAGCTAGAGATGCACACGATCAGCCCTAAAGTTTTCCGAGACATCCTGGACTTCGCTTACACCTCCAGGATCGTGGTGCGACTGGAGTGCTTCCCCGAGTTGATGACGGCGGCCAAGTTCCTCCTCATGCGATCGGTTCTCGAGATCTGCCAGGAGGTCATAAAACAGTCCAACGTTCAGATCCTCATCCCCACCTCCCGAGGGGGGGAGGCCAGTCTGTTCCAGGCCCCGGGGGGGGCTGTTGAGTCGGGGTTCCCCGGGGCCCAGCAGGACCTGGTGAACGGGACGGGGATCAACGATCTGCGCTTTGCGAACAACGGACATGTGGACGGAAATCACAACACTACTGTGGCACTTTTGGAAGACGATACCGAATCCCCGATGCCGGTTTTGCATCCCGTCGAAGACGTGTCGACACCCCCCTCATCGGAGGTGTCAGGGAACCCGTTTCAGGACACCAATTCCCCGGGGTCAAAGACGAACCGAGGCGGACCAAAGAGGGCGACGGAGCCGCTCCACTTCAACCACAGCCCCGCCAAAGAAAGCCGGCTGTTCCCCTGCGGGTCCTGCGGGAAAGCCTTCACAGAGGCCTCCCGGTTGAAGAACCACGAAGCGCAGCATGGAGCCTCGAACGCGGTGAACCATGTCAGTGAGAGCCTCTCTCCGGAGGGCGGTCTCGGTCCGGCATCGCACCCGGGTCTAATGGAGGAGAACGGCGGGGGGTCGCCCGGAGGAGTCGCTGCCTCGGACGCCCACCGCAAGCGGGAGAGGATCAGACGACACGTCGGCTGTGACATCTGCGGGAAGGTGTTCCGGGACGTGTATCACCTGAACCGACACAAGCTCTcccactccggggagaagccatACGAGTGCCACCTATGTGGCCTGCGGTTCAAGCGGAAGGACAGGATGTCGTACCATGTCCGATCCCACGACGGGTCCGTGGGGAAGCCCTACGTGTGTCAGAGCTGCGGGAAGGGGTTCTCGAG ACCAGACCATCTGAACGGACACATAAAACAGGTTCACACCACGGAGAGACCCCACAAATGCCAG ATCTGTAACGCCTCTTTCGCCACCCGGGACCGGCTGCGGTCGCACCTGGCCTGCCACGAGGACAAGATCCCCTGCAAGGTGTGTGGCAAATTCCTGCGGGCCGCCTACATGACGGACCACCTCAAGAAGCACAGTGAGGGGACCCACAACTACTGCGGCATCTGCAACAAAG ACCTGTGTGCCGGTCACCAGCTGCTTGTCTCCTTACCCGAGGCAGAGGGGGGATGTCACGGACTCTCTGGACCCCCCTGTCACGCCCagcccggccccccggccccgggcCTGCAGGGTGCCCCCCCCTGTTACTGGGAGTGTCGCTCAGCCTTCCCCTTCCATGGGCCGGTCACAG ACCGACCGGAGAAGTGTCCTCACCTGGACTCAGAGGAGTCGGACCCCTCATTCGCTGAGCTGACCAATGGGGACGAGCTCAAGTCCCCGCAGAAGCCTGACCCAGACGAGGTGGAGATGACGTCACCGGCCTCCAacggctccccctcctcctccgctgacAGGACCTTCCCctcggggtcaaaggtcagggccGACGTGGAGAAGAAGTTTGCCTGCAGCCTCTGTGGTCAGGCCTTCCGCACCAAGTCCTACCTCAACAAGCATCAGCACCGCGTCCACGAGGGCCAGAAGGGCCCGCCGAGGGCCCCCTCGGGCCCCGGCCCGCAGGCCCcgtcccccttctcctcccagcAGAACATGTCCCTGCTGGAGTCGTTCGGCTTTCAGATCGTCCAGTCGGCCTTCGCCTCGTCCCTGGCGGACCCCGACGGGGGGCCGAGCGCACTGGACTTTGCAGGGAAGTGA
- the patz1 gene encoding POZ (BTB) and AT hook-containing zinc finger 1 isoform X4, protein MEKVADWKPSYTYQVSQHSAEMLHNLNAQREDGGRFCDVVLRVGEESFPAHRAVLAACSEYFESVFSCQPESEGDAKELEMHTISPKVFRDILDFAYTSRIVVRLECFPELMTAAKFLLMRSVLEICQEVIKQSNVQILIPTSRGGEASLFQAPGGAVESGFPGAQQDLVNGTGINDLRFANNGHVDGNHNTTVALLEDDTESPMPVLHPVEDVSTPPSSEVSGNPFQDTNSPGSKTNRGGPKRATEPLHFNHSPAKESRLFPCGSCGKAFTEASRLKNHEAQHGASNAVNHVSESLSPEGGLGPASHPGLMEENGGGSPGGVAASDAHRKRERIRRHVGCDICGKVFRDVYHLNRHKLSHSGEKPYECHLCGLRFKRKDRMSYHVRSHDGSVGKPYVCQSCGKGFSRPDHLNGHIKQVHTTERPHKCQICNASFATRDRLRSHLACHEDKIPCKVCGKFLRAAYMTDHLKKHSEGTHNYCGICNKDLCAGHQLLVSLPEAEGGCHGLSGPPCHAQPGPPAPGLQGAPPCYWECRSAFPFHGPVTDV, encoded by the exons CACAGCGCCGAGATGCTCCACAACCTCAACGCGCAGCGGGAAGATGGAGGCCGGTTCTGCGACGTGGTGCTCCGCGTCGGCGAGGAGAGCTTCCCGGCGCACAGAGCGGTGCTCGCCGCATGCAGCGAGTACTTCGAGTCGGTGTTCAGCTGTCAGCCGGAGAGCGAAGGTGACGCCAAGGAGCTAGAGATGCACACGATCAGCCCTAAAGTTTTCCGAGACATCCTGGACTTCGCTTACACCTCCAGGATCGTGGTGCGACTGGAGTGCTTCCCCGAGTTGATGACGGCGGCCAAGTTCCTCCTCATGCGATCGGTTCTCGAGATCTGCCAGGAGGTCATAAAACAGTCCAACGTTCAGATCCTCATCCCCACCTCCCGAGGGGGGGAGGCCAGTCTGTTCCAGGCCCCGGGGGGGGCTGTTGAGTCGGGGTTCCCCGGGGCCCAGCAGGACCTGGTGAACGGGACGGGGATCAACGATCTGCGCTTTGCGAACAACGGACATGTGGACGGAAATCACAACACTACTGTGGCACTTTTGGAAGACGATACCGAATCCCCGATGCCGGTTTTGCATCCCGTCGAAGACGTGTCGACACCCCCCTCATCGGAGGTGTCAGGGAACCCGTTTCAGGACACCAATTCCCCGGGGTCAAAGACGAACCGAGGCGGACCAAAGAGGGCGACGGAGCCGCTCCACTTCAACCACAGCCCCGCCAAAGAAAGCCGGCTGTTCCCCTGCGGGTCCTGCGGGAAAGCCTTCACAGAGGCCTCCCGGTTGAAGAACCACGAAGCGCAGCATGGAGCCTCGAACGCGGTGAACCATGTCAGTGAGAGCCTCTCTCCGGAGGGCGGTCTCGGTCCGGCATCGCACCCGGGTCTAATGGAGGAGAACGGCGGGGGGTCGCCCGGAGGAGTCGCTGCCTCGGACGCCCACCGCAAGCGGGAGAGGATCAGACGACACGTCGGCTGTGACATCTGCGGGAAGGTGTTCCGGGACGTGTATCACCTGAACCGACACAAGCTCTcccactccggggagaagccatACGAGTGCCACCTATGTGGCCTGCGGTTCAAGCGGAAGGACAGGATGTCGTACCATGTCCGATCCCACGACGGGTCCGTGGGGAAGCCCTACGTGTGTCAGAGCTGCGGGAAGGGGTTCTCGAG ACCAGACCATCTGAACGGACACATAAAACAGGTTCACACCACGGAGAGACCCCACAAATGCCAG ATCTGTAACGCCTCTTTCGCCACCCGGGACCGGCTGCGGTCGCACCTGGCCTGCCACGAGGACAAGATCCCCTGCAAGGTGTGTGGCAAATTCCTGCGGGCCGCCTACATGACGGACCACCTCAAGAAGCACAGTGAGGGGACCCACAACTACTGCGGCATCTGCAACAAAG ACCTGTGTGCCGGTCACCAGCTGCTTGTCTCCTTACCCGAGGCAGAGGGGGGATGTCACGGACTCTCTGGACCCCCCTGTCACGCCCagcccggccccccggccccgggcCTGCAGGGTGCCCCCCCCTGTTACTGGGAGTGTCGCTCAGCCTTCCCCTTCCATGGGCCGGTCACAG ATGTTTAA
- the patz1 gene encoding POZ (BTB) and AT hook-containing zinc finger 1 isoform X3, producing MEKVADWKPSYTYQVSQHSAEMLHNLNAQREDGGRFCDVVLRVGEESFPAHRAVLAACSEYFESVFSCQPESEGDAKELEMHTISPKVFRDILDFAYTSRIVVRLECFPELMTAAKFLLMRSVLEICQEVIKQSNVQILIPTSRGGEASLFQAPGGAVESGFPGAQQDLVNGTGINDLRFANNGHVDGNHNTTVALLEDDTESPMPVLHPVEDVSTPPSSEVSGNPFQDTNSPGSKTNRGGPKRATEPLHFNHSPAKESRLFPCGSCGKAFTEASRLKNHEAQHGASNAVNHVSESLSPEGGLGPASHPGLMEENGGGSPGGVAASDAHRKRERIRRHVGCDICGKVFRDVYHLNRHKLSHSGEKPYECHLCGLRFKRKDRMSYHVRSHDGSVGKPYVCQSCGKGFSRPDHLNGHIKQVHTTERPHKCQICNASFATRDRLRSHLACHEDKIPCKVCGKFLRAAYMTDHLKKHSEGTHNYCGICNKGFSTASYLKVHIKAHHALVLVPPPAGPGGGAQTPNGHAYLSGRPCSVEGKLSATLCVRRSSALLLTAGRGGGGGGGGVLKLLA from the exons CACAGCGCCGAGATGCTCCACAACCTCAACGCGCAGCGGGAAGATGGAGGCCGGTTCTGCGACGTGGTGCTCCGCGTCGGCGAGGAGAGCTTCCCGGCGCACAGAGCGGTGCTCGCCGCATGCAGCGAGTACTTCGAGTCGGTGTTCAGCTGTCAGCCGGAGAGCGAAGGTGACGCCAAGGAGCTAGAGATGCACACGATCAGCCCTAAAGTTTTCCGAGACATCCTGGACTTCGCTTACACCTCCAGGATCGTGGTGCGACTGGAGTGCTTCCCCGAGTTGATGACGGCGGCCAAGTTCCTCCTCATGCGATCGGTTCTCGAGATCTGCCAGGAGGTCATAAAACAGTCCAACGTTCAGATCCTCATCCCCACCTCCCGAGGGGGGGAGGCCAGTCTGTTCCAGGCCCCGGGGGGGGCTGTTGAGTCGGGGTTCCCCGGGGCCCAGCAGGACCTGGTGAACGGGACGGGGATCAACGATCTGCGCTTTGCGAACAACGGACATGTGGACGGAAATCACAACACTACTGTGGCACTTTTGGAAGACGATACCGAATCCCCGATGCCGGTTTTGCATCCCGTCGAAGACGTGTCGACACCCCCCTCATCGGAGGTGTCAGGGAACCCGTTTCAGGACACCAATTCCCCGGGGTCAAAGACGAACCGAGGCGGACCAAAGAGGGCGACGGAGCCGCTCCACTTCAACCACAGCCCCGCCAAAGAAAGCCGGCTGTTCCCCTGCGGGTCCTGCGGGAAAGCCTTCACAGAGGCCTCCCGGTTGAAGAACCACGAAGCGCAGCATGGAGCCTCGAACGCGGTGAACCATGTCAGTGAGAGCCTCTCTCCGGAGGGCGGTCTCGGTCCGGCATCGCACCCGGGTCTAATGGAGGAGAACGGCGGGGGGTCGCCCGGAGGAGTCGCTGCCTCGGACGCCCACCGCAAGCGGGAGAGGATCAGACGACACGTCGGCTGTGACATCTGCGGGAAGGTGTTCCGGGACGTGTATCACCTGAACCGACACAAGCTCTcccactccggggagaagccatACGAGTGCCACCTATGTGGCCTGCGGTTCAAGCGGAAGGACAGGATGTCGTACCATGTCCGATCCCACGACGGGTCCGTGGGGAAGCCCTACGTGTGTCAGAGCTGCGGGAAGGGGTTCTCGAG ACCAGACCATCTGAACGGACACATAAAACAGGTTCACACCACGGAGAGACCCCACAAATGCCAG ATCTGTAACGCCTCTTTCGCCACCCGGGACCGGCTGCGGTCGCACCTGGCCTGCCACGAGGACAAGATCCCCTGCAAGGTGTGTGGCAAATTCCTGCGGGCCGCCTACATGACGGACCACCTCAAGAAGCACAGTGAGGGGACCCACAACTACTGCGGCATCTGCAACAAAG GGTTCTCCACCGCCTCGTACCTTAAGGTGCACATTAAAGCCCACCACGCTCTGGTGTTGGTCCCCCCGCCcgcggggcccggggggggggcccagaCTCCCAACGGCCACGCCTACCTCTCAGGACGCCCGTGCTCCGTCGAAGGCAAGCTGTCGGCCACCCTGTGTGTTCGCCGCTCATCCGCTTTGCTGCTCActgcggggcggggcggggggggggggggggggggggtgcttaaGCTGCTTGCTTAA
- the patz1 gene encoding POZ (BTB) and AT hook-containing zinc finger 1 isoform X2 — protein MEKVADWKPSYTYQVSQHSAEMLHNLNAQREDGGRFCDVVLRVGEESFPAHRAVLAACSEYFESVFSCQPESEGDAKELEMHTISPKVFRDILDFAYTSRIVVRLECFPELMTAAKFLLMRSVLEICQEVIKQSNVQILIPTSRGGEASLFQAPGGAVESGFPGAQQDLVNGTGINDLRFANNGHVDGNHNTTVALLEDDTESPMPVLHPVEDVSTPPSSEVSGNPFQDTNSPGSKTNRGGPKRATEPLHFNHSPAKESRLFPCGSCGKAFTEASRLKNHEAQHGASNAVNHVSESLSPEGGLGPASHPGLMEENGGGSPGGVAASDAHRKRERIRRHVGCDICGKVFRDVYHLNRHKLSHSGEKPYECHLCGLRFKRKDRMSYHVRSHDGSVGKPYVCQSCGKGFSRPDHLNGHIKQVHTTERPHKCQICNASFATRDRLRSHLACHEDKIPCKVCGKFLRAAYMTDHLKKHSEGTHNYCGICNKDRPEKCPHLDSEESDPSFAELTNGDELKSPQKPDPDEVEMTSPASNGSPSSSADRTFPSGSKVRADVEKKFACSLCGQAFRTKSYLNKHQHRVHEGQKGPPRAPSGPGPQAPSPFSSQQNMSLLESFGFQIVQSAFASSLADPDGGPSALDFAGK, from the exons CACAGCGCCGAGATGCTCCACAACCTCAACGCGCAGCGGGAAGATGGAGGCCGGTTCTGCGACGTGGTGCTCCGCGTCGGCGAGGAGAGCTTCCCGGCGCACAGAGCGGTGCTCGCCGCATGCAGCGAGTACTTCGAGTCGGTGTTCAGCTGTCAGCCGGAGAGCGAAGGTGACGCCAAGGAGCTAGAGATGCACACGATCAGCCCTAAAGTTTTCCGAGACATCCTGGACTTCGCTTACACCTCCAGGATCGTGGTGCGACTGGAGTGCTTCCCCGAGTTGATGACGGCGGCCAAGTTCCTCCTCATGCGATCGGTTCTCGAGATCTGCCAGGAGGTCATAAAACAGTCCAACGTTCAGATCCTCATCCCCACCTCCCGAGGGGGGGAGGCCAGTCTGTTCCAGGCCCCGGGGGGGGCTGTTGAGTCGGGGTTCCCCGGGGCCCAGCAGGACCTGGTGAACGGGACGGGGATCAACGATCTGCGCTTTGCGAACAACGGACATGTGGACGGAAATCACAACACTACTGTGGCACTTTTGGAAGACGATACCGAATCCCCGATGCCGGTTTTGCATCCCGTCGAAGACGTGTCGACACCCCCCTCATCGGAGGTGTCAGGGAACCCGTTTCAGGACACCAATTCCCCGGGGTCAAAGACGAACCGAGGCGGACCAAAGAGGGCGACGGAGCCGCTCCACTTCAACCACAGCCCCGCCAAAGAAAGCCGGCTGTTCCCCTGCGGGTCCTGCGGGAAAGCCTTCACAGAGGCCTCCCGGTTGAAGAACCACGAAGCGCAGCATGGAGCCTCGAACGCGGTGAACCATGTCAGTGAGAGCCTCTCTCCGGAGGGCGGTCTCGGTCCGGCATCGCACCCGGGTCTAATGGAGGAGAACGGCGGGGGGTCGCCCGGAGGAGTCGCTGCCTCGGACGCCCACCGCAAGCGGGAGAGGATCAGACGACACGTCGGCTGTGACATCTGCGGGAAGGTGTTCCGGGACGTGTATCACCTGAACCGACACAAGCTCTcccactccggggagaagccatACGAGTGCCACCTATGTGGCCTGCGGTTCAAGCGGAAGGACAGGATGTCGTACCATGTCCGATCCCACGACGGGTCCGTGGGGAAGCCCTACGTGTGTCAGAGCTGCGGGAAGGGGTTCTCGAG ACCAGACCATCTGAACGGACACATAAAACAGGTTCACACCACGGAGAGACCCCACAAATGCCAG ATCTGTAACGCCTCTTTCGCCACCCGGGACCGGCTGCGGTCGCACCTGGCCTGCCACGAGGACAAGATCCCCTGCAAGGTGTGTGGCAAATTCCTGCGGGCCGCCTACATGACGGACCACCTCAAGAAGCACAGTGAGGGGACCCACAACTACTGCGGCATCTGCAACAAAG ACCGACCGGAGAAGTGTCCTCACCTGGACTCAGAGGAGTCGGACCCCTCATTCGCTGAGCTGACCAATGGGGACGAGCTCAAGTCCCCGCAGAAGCCTGACCCAGACGAGGTGGAGATGACGTCACCGGCCTCCAacggctccccctcctcctccgctgacAGGACCTTCCCctcggggtcaaaggtcagggccGACGTGGAGAAGAAGTTTGCCTGCAGCCTCTGTGGTCAGGCCTTCCGCACCAAGTCCTACCTCAACAAGCATCAGCACCGCGTCCACGAGGGCCAGAAGGGCCCGCCGAGGGCCCCCTCGGGCCCCGGCCCGCAGGCCCcgtcccccttctcctcccagcAGAACATGTCCCTGCTGGAGTCGTTCGGCTTTCAGATCGTCCAGTCGGCCTTCGCCTCGTCCCTGGCGGACCCCGACGGGGGGCCGAGCGCACTGGACTTTGCAGGGAAGTGA